Genomic DNA from Brienomyrus brachyistius isolate T26 chromosome 22, BBRACH_0.4, whole genome shotgun sequence:
TCTGTGGATCAACAGGAGGATCTCGTGCCCACATTTCGGGATTTCTGGGAATCTTCTCGGAGCTGCTCTGCCATGCCCGTTCTCACCAGTGTGCAGCTCGCCTCCCAGTTTCAGGGGTGCTGGACAGCTCTCCAGCCCGAGGGCGGCTCGGATTCGCCCGGCTCTCTGCCGCTGGACGACAGCCTGACGAGTCTCCAGTGGCTGCAGGATTTTTCCATCTTGAGCgccacgctggagagactgccCCCGCACCAGGCGCCCACCTGCCGCAGAACGGACGCCCCTGCCAGCCCAGCAGCGGGTGACACGGCGGCCACGGGCACCCCCCGCGCCCTCGGCAGCCCCATCAGCGCCAGCGCATCTGCGGACGGCTGGCAGTGCCCTCAGGCGCCGGCGGAGGTGGACTACAGGACGGACCCGCGAGTGAAGCCCCCCTACTCGTACGCCACGCTCATCTGCATGGCCATGCAGGCCAGCAAGAAGAGCAAGATCACGCTGTCAGCCATCTACAGCTGGATCACGGACAACTTCTGCTACTACAGATACGCTGAGCCCAGCTGGCAGGTGAGGCCTTCGTGGGACGGGGATGTCATGGGGGGGGTCCGTATTAAACATGCATGAGCCTACCCTGAAGTTCAACTTCCACCAGGTATAGGAGGCTTCACCCCGGAATTATCGTTCAGTCGGGGGAAAGGAGGTCACAAACCCTGTTCATTACCGCGAGCTGTCCCGCTCGATCGATAAGCCCTGATTACCTACAAGCTTCTTCAGAGACCACCGCTCCCGCAAATTGCCTGTCTGCAGGCACTAAGCCAGAGGAATGCTGGTTAAAGATGCATGAGGTGATCCTGGCCCGGGCATGCGAGCGTGCGACAGGTGGACGTCGGGTTTCGGCCCCGGCAGGTGTCTGCGGGCCAGGGCTGCGCGTCTTTAAAGGAACAGCGCCTTTGATTTGCGGCTTCTGCGCCCTTTTAAAGGTGGTATTATACCGATGATGCGATGGAGACGAGCGTGACTGTGAGCCACATTTCAATCACCGTGGGCTGCCAAACAAGAGATCCCACAAGCACCTGTTAGGCTTGAACAGCACGTGTAAGTGGCGTGTCGAGTCTGCGGTTTGCTCTGTGCAAATGCCTCCTCCGGACGTGTTTCGTTACATCGCTTGACCGTCAGCCAGGAACGCGAGATCGCCCATGACCCAACACACGTCTTCGTCTTTTGTCGCGCCGTCTTAATTACGCTGTCGTCTTGGAAGTGATTGAAGAGGAGGGGACTGGAGGTGTTCGTGATTAGCTTTCGGCAGGGAGAGAATCGTCTTGTTTTTGCTTTGACGGGTACACGCTGTGCACGGATCTGACTGTTTTTATGTACTTAGATTAATGAATCTTCAATGCTTGCTGTAGGCTGTCAGTCTGTGGTATCGATCGTCACCAGTAGGTCGATATAATACAAACACCATTTTCGATAAAACAGAATATAAGATGGAGAAGGAAGACTCTGACATTTAGACCAATGTAATTCCGTAATTGCTGTTCCCCGCGACCCTGACTGTGGTAAGTGGTTAGTAAATGGGTGGGTGgctggatagatagataatccATGTTTGCTGAGCCACTTGTCAGTATTTTAAGGGTAGTTTCCTAAAGGAACATGCTGGAGTTGTGCCAAAAGCAAAGCAATTCCCCTTGTTCTGAAAGTTTTGCATCACTGAAAGTTTCAGGCTGGTTTTCCTCCCACCGAAAGCTAACCATGAACGCAAAGACTCCTTTTGTGCCGCTGTTTGATAAGTGCAGTACAGGACATGAGGCAGGTGTTTGAGGGGCGCTTTCCGGCAAGCGCAGGACGGCCTCTTCAAGGCTCTTTCTGGCTGTTACCCAAACTGAAGCTTTGTTAGTTCAGTTGATGCTAATGGtgtgcccctgccccccccacagaacTCCATCCGCCATAACCTCTCCCTGAACAAGTGCTTCGTGAAGGTTCCCCGGCAGAAGGGAGAGCCGGGGAAGGGTGGATTCTGGCAGATGGACCCCCAGCACGCTGACATGTTCGTCAATGGCGTCTTCAAGCGCCGTAGGCCGGCCTCCAGCCACATGGGGGCGCAGCGGCAGGGCAGGGAGGCTCCCCCTGTTGGCCGCCAGCTGGCTGTGGGAGCTCCAGTACTCGGCAGTAAACGCAAACACCCGTCACCTGGCAAGGCTGGGAAATGTGGACGGAGCTCAGGAGCCCCCCAGCCAGCGTCGGAGGCGAAGGAGATGGGGGCCCTCAAGGGGGATTTCAACTGGGCCTCCTCCTTCGACGACGTCGTGGGAGGAATGGGGAGTACCTTCGAAGACCTGGACCTCAACCTGGCCCTGAACTCCCTGGGCTGCGACCTGGACACCTCTCTCCAGGGTCAACATCATGGCAGCGGGGGGCGCTGGTGCCCCAACGGGTCTGAACACGCCTGCGAGTACGTGGAGGCAAGCGGTGTGCCGGGCGGAGCCGGCGACGACCCCCAGACCCAACTGGAGGAGCTGACTCTCTTTCTAGAGCTGCCACACCCATGGGAGGAGCTTAAGGAGGAGGCCACGCCCCTTACGCTGGACCATGGCCTATGCGAGGGCGTCTTTGCCGATACGCAGCCCTGGGGCAGGGTGGAGTCATACCTGTGACACCAGCCTACCTTGTCgtgctgctgcagacactcagaAGAGCTACAGACTCCCGTTTGCTACATTAGCATTATATCTCCGTACACAGCGAACATCTCGGTTTACTTTTTTACATGGGTCTGATGTATTAACGCCGAGGCTTTTATACATATCCagttttatttctctttttgGCCCAAAAAAAAACCATAACATATAATTTGTAGTGCAAACAACTAATGAATTACTttgttggggaaaaaaattatatggAATATTTGGGTAATTTAGGCACTGGTTTAAGACAATGATGGAGGCAACTAAATAAGGGAAAATGTCCTCCAAACGCAAAagataaaataattaataataaataattaataataataagtaacaattagtaataattactaatgattaataacaatgattataattaataatagtTATTCATAAAGttttaaaggaaaacaaatgTCACACCTGTAAGTCAGCAATGTCTTGCCTTGAGCAGACGGTCCAGAGCTTCACAGGGGTACGGCCAGACATTTTGGGCCCCAACCCACACCAATGGAATTAtgttccaaccccccccccccccccacagcacccctacTCCTGTATTCAGGACCAATATCACACAGTTCTACCTGTACTTTAGACTTTTGAAGATCTGTTTTTGACAACTTTGGTGGATTTCCATTTTGTAAAGATTTTTAAGAATCagtattcttttatatacgcgTGTCTTTCCTTTGGTTTTCTATGTCCTCGGATATTTTCGTGACTCTCGATTTTACATTATTTGGTTTTCACGTAGTGATGAATGATTCACATAAATATGCTCGCCATTTGTAGTGCAAGGAAGTATGACTATTAAAACTATATTTTAATCTGTAATTATAAAAATTTCTCGATGTTTGTCTGCTTTTTTTAAGTGCAAACAAATGACGTAACTCTGAGTTCGCGAACCACGGCCCCTCATATGCACTGATGGGGTTTCCCCCATTTTAGATTTTAAAAGGGGCTTTTTCTCCCCGCTTTTCTCTGAGAAGCCCTGAAATTACACACTTTAATGGTGTTCAGCTGGTAAGGACAGGATCCCTAcaggtgctgtttttatatcgagtcacattatattacatttcTGCATCCCCTCAGGCTGTACAAAGGGCAGCTATGTAATAAATACACCTTTAAAGCCTCCTTTCCTGTGTTTGAGTTCATGTGAGGGAGATGCAGGCACATTTCATCTTACTGCCCATAACAGATACAGGGGTCACCAGAGGGGGTGACccccaaggtggggggggggcaccctcaTGACATATTAATGAGTGAATGAAGAAATAAATCTGGGACATTTTATCTGAAAGAGGAAACGGAGCCCCCAGTGatgtgtgcctctgtgcctgCATTACTGTGATGGAAGGCCAATGTTTGGGATGGAAACCCCCAAACGTGGCAGCAGGGACCTCAGACAGGGACTCTGGAGGACACGTCCATCTGCTCAGCACCTTCTGGAGTAGCAGGTACCTGGAGTTAGTGAGGAAAAGGCCGGAAGTAGCTGGAGGAACCATATTTGTCAGCATATGACGGCGATCGTTTCCTGTGAGTGTCTGAGAAGGACCTGTGAGCAAGAGGTGGTGTTGTCAGTGATGCGTGACCGTAGCTGCGTCCCAGGCAGGCTGGGTGGGAGGAGGGGGACGGCTTCCATGCGGGGAGCAGACggacaaacaaacagacagacggATGGTGCCTGCAGGTACCTGGAGGTATGTCTGGAAGGAAATGTTTGAGACAcacacctgtctgtctgtcacctctctctctctggtagCCAAATCTGTCTCCTTCCCTCTTTCACTGACTCATTCTTGTGACTCTCTCTGAAGGAAAATCCATAGCTTCCTGTCTTTCAAAGTAGTAAAAGTGAAAATAATGCGATGCAAATGTCCCCCTTCGGCCAGTCATGCTTCAGTAGGTGCTCTTCTCATGGTCTTAGTCATGTATGGTTTGTtctgggaatctcatttatcaaGCGTCTGTCTCTTTAAGACATAAAGAAAACAAACGATTCTTAGGTGCAGGGTGCACTGCAGTCACAACCCTGCCTGTTTATGCCTACAGGGAAGTGTTCCGTGCGGGGGGACTGACTGCTGGACCTATCACTAAATGTAGGGGTGAGAGCGGCTAGGTAGGGGTCACATGtgcggggagggagggggtatGTTGCGTAAAATAAAAAGGGTTCCATTTACAGACAGTATAATGTGTGTAAGGTGGGGTCACACAGGGAAAGGCAGTGACAGGAGGGTGAGAGTACTTTAGTGGCTGTTGATTCCCAAAGGTGTTTTTtgcggggtgggtggggggcggtGACTGTGTGTCTGGCAGTCATTCTGATCAGCCTTCAtgaaggggtggggggcaggaaaATCATTCTGTAAGATCGTGCTGCCTTGTCATGGGGCAGTTTGAGCCATGGTGATAACCGTATCAGGCCAGTCGGCCATCTGCACAGGCCTGGTTGGCACGGgaatgccccccgcccccccccccccccccccccccaaagtgcaCATCCATCAGCGTGAAAAAAGGTGGTGGCGAGGGTACACTGATCCTGTATCTGTTTAGGGACGTCTGCGGACAGCGATTACACAGACTAGGAGCAcacaccagccaatcacagcacatGTTGCAAAGCTGTCAAGGAGGAAGATATTTATAAATGACAGATGGAGAAGCACGTAACAATCAGGGTTAATACTGAAGCATGTGGGAATCAGGGTTAATAATAATGCTAAAATTATCgggaaatatttaaataaactgtAATAAATAAGACACAAACCAGGAAAGGGCTACAGAATTATAAAGCTGCTTGTCCTATGTTGGGTGATGGAGCTCTGGAGCCTGTCCTAGAAGCTACTGGTACAAAGAAGGGAGTAAGCCAGGATTG
This window encodes:
- the LOC125718022 gene encoding forkhead box protein J1-B-like — its product is MPVLTSVQLASQFQGCWTALQPEGGSDSPGSLPLDDSLTSLQWLQDFSILSATLERLPPHQAPTCRRTDAPASPAAGDTAATGTPRALGSPISASASADGWQCPQAPAEVDYRTDPRVKPPYSYATLICMAMQASKKSKITLSAIYSWITDNFCYYRYAEPSWQNSIRHNLSLNKCFVKVPRQKGEPGKGGFWQMDPQHADMFVNGVFKRRRPASSHMGAQRQGREAPPVGRQLAVGAPVLGSKRKHPSPGKAGKCGRSSGAPQPASEAKEMGALKGDFNWASSFDDVVGGMGSTFEDLDLNLALNSLGCDLDTSLQGQHHGSGGRWCPNGSEHACEYVEASGVPGGAGDDPQTQLEELTLFLELPHPWEELKEEATPLTLDHGLCEGVFADTQPWGRVESYL